The Natrinema pellirubrum DSM 15624 region GCGATGGACGAGATCCGCGACGATCTCGACGACCGGATCTCGTACTTCGAGCGCCAGGGCGATATGATCGCCGCCCAGCGCATCGAGGAGCGCACGACGTTCGACCTCGAGATGATGGCCGAGACGGGCTACTGCTCGGGGATCGAGAACTACTCGGTCTATCTCTCGGACCGCCGGTCGGGCGAAGCGCCCTACACCCTGCTCGACTACTTCCCCGACGACTTCCTGACGGTCGTCGACGAGTCCCACCAGACGCTGCCCCAGATCAAGGGCCAGTACGAGGGCGACAAGTCCCGCAAGGACTCGCTGGTCGAGAACGGCTTTCGGCTCCCGACGGCCTACGACAACCGCCCGCTGACCTTCGAGGAGTTCGAGGACAAGACCGACCAGACGCTGTACGTCTCGGCGACGCCGGCCGACTACGAGCGCGAGGAAAGCGAGCAGATCGTCGAACAGATCGTCCGACCCACTCATCTGGTCGACCCCGCGATCGAGGTCGCGGACGCGACGGGGCAGGTCGACGACCTGTTGGACCGCATCGACGACCGCATCGACCGCGGCGAGCGGACCCTCGTGACGACGCTCACAAAGCGGATGGCCGAGGATCTGACTGAGTACTTGGAGGAGGCCGGCGTCGACGTCGCCTACATGCACGACGAGACGGACACCTTGGAGCGCCACGAGATCATCCGTTCGCTCCGGCTGGGCGAGATCGACGTTCTCGTGGGCATCAACCTCCTGCGGGAGGGACTGGACATCCCCGAGGTCTCGCTGGTAGCCATTCTGGACGCCGATCAGGAGGGGTTCCTGCGCTCCGAAACCACGCTCGTCCAGACGATGGGCCGGGCGGCCCGCAACGTCAACGGTGAGGTCGTCCTCTACGCGGACGAGCCCTCCAATGCCATGGAGTCGGCCATCGAGGAAACCCAGCGCCGCCGCCGCATTCAACAGCAGTACAACGAGGACCACGGCCTCGAGCCGACGACCATCGAGAAGGAGATCGGCGAGACCAACCTCCCCGGCGCCAAGACCGACACCACCGAGGTCTCCGTCCGCGAACTCGAGGACGAGGACGACGCCGCCCGCTATCTCGAGGAACTCGAGACCCAGATGCAGGAGGCCGCGAACAACCTCGAGTTCGAACTGGCCGCGGACATCCGGGATCGGATCCGCGAGGTTCGCGAGGAGTTCGACCTCGCAGGCGACGAGGACGAGGGGATCGCGCCGCCGACCGAGGAGTTCTAGCGCTTCGATTCCGTGCCGTTCTCCCGCTCGAGACTACTAGGCACCACGGGACAGCCACAGGGCGAGGCGGTGCCGACGCCGGGGCCGGTGACGGTCACGACCCAGACGGGGCGACCGCAGCGGGGGCAGTCGGGGACCGCCCACTCGTCGTCCGGATCGTCGACCGGTTCGGAGCGGACCGGCCTCGAGTCGGGCTCGTCGCTCATCGGTCCCTCCGCGGGGAGCGGAGCCGATCCCCGCGATCGGGCGCTGTCGCTGGTCGTTGGGGTTGATTCCACCGTCGTTCGGGACGTTTATATCCCGCTAGAATGTACGCAATCATGGCTTTCGAAGCCTTCCGGCTTGGAAGCCAGTCTCGGGTGCTGGTTCCACCCGGGGCGTTTCGACGGCCGCCCCCAACCGGTCGTGCGTTCGGAGACGGGCTTCCGGTTGAATGTTGCCACTCTATAACTTATAACTACTGCTAAACGTGTGGAAAGTACTGTGGTGCTTCGAGTGCCGCCGTTCGTCATCGACGAACCTGATCGTCACGTTCTCCGACACAGAGCGCTCTCGAGCGACAAATACTGCCAGTAAACGCCT contains the following coding sequences:
- the uvrB gene encoding excinuclease ABC subunit UvrB; translated protein: MSDAQGPLQPDRPDVDRPFSVDAPFEPAGDQPEAIEQLAAGFREGMDKQTLLGVTGSGKTNTVSWVVEEIQKPTLVIAHNKTLAAQLYEEFRNLFPENAVEYFVSYYDYYQPEAYVEQSDTYIDKDASINDEIDRLRHSATRSLLTREDVIVVASVSAIYGLGDPRNYIDMSLRLEVGQEIGRDELLAQLVDLNYERNDVDFTQGTFRVRGDTIEIYPMYGRYAVRVELWGDEIDRMVKVDPLEGKTQGDQQAVLVHPAEHYSIPETKLERAMDEIRDDLDDRISYFERQGDMIAAQRIEERTTFDLEMMAETGYCSGIENYSVYLSDRRSGEAPYTLLDYFPDDFLTVVDESHQTLPQIKGQYEGDKSRKDSLVENGFRLPTAYDNRPLTFEEFEDKTDQTLYVSATPADYEREESEQIVEQIVRPTHLVDPAIEVADATGQVDDLLDRIDDRIDRGERTLVTTLTKRMAEDLTEYLEEAGVDVAYMHDETDTLERHEIIRSLRLGEIDVLVGINLLREGLDIPEVSLVAILDADQEGFLRSETTLVQTMGRAARNVNGEVVLYADEPSNAMESAIEETQRRRRIQQQYNEDHGLEPTTIEKEIGETNLPGAKTDTTEVSVRELEDEDDAARYLEELETQMQEAANNLEFELAADIRDRIREVREEFDLAGDEDEGIAPPTEEF